One region of Triticum aestivum cultivar Chinese Spring chromosome 6B, IWGSC CS RefSeq v2.1, whole genome shotgun sequence genomic DNA includes:
- the LOC123133329 gene encoding uncharacterized protein: MARGKVAEWIRKRTMPRKPATKRQSRTSGASEPILSSKAARESRSSASGGAPAPTPRNAAMSGSRNGAGALPAHSKSRVSAFLSVLMRWRPRVNVLAVLCEQVAYHLMWVVESVVLVGRLCFFLMRFGFKQL, from the coding sequence ATGGCGCGTGGGAAGGTGGCCGAGTGGATTCGGAAGCGTACCATGCCGAGGAAGCCGGCGACTAAGCGACAGAGCAGGACCAGCGGGGCGTCGGAACCGATACTGTCGAGCAAGGCGGCACGTGAGAGCCGCAGCAGTGCCTCTGGCGGGGCACCGGCGCCGACACCTAGGAATGCCGCCATGAGCGGGAGCAGAAATGGTGCCGGTGCGCTACCGGCGCATTCGAAGTCCCGGGTGAGCGCCTTCCTGTCGGTGCTTATGAGGTGGCGGCCGCGCGTGAACGTGCTGGCCGTGCTATGCGAGCAGGTGGCGTACCACCTGATGTGGGTGGTGGAGTCTGTGGTGTTGGTTGGGAGGCTCTGCTTCTTCCTCATGCGCTTCGGCTTCAAGCAGCTCTGA
- the LOC123136260 gene encoding uncharacterized protein has protein sequence MARGKVAEWIRKRTMPSKSSAGRRSRGSGASEPILPSEAAPESWSNASRAPRKADGSGNGASGSGAPTAHSKSRASAFLSALMRWRPRVNVMAVPWEQVVYHLM, from the coding sequence ATGGCCCGCGGGAAGGTGGCCGAGTGGATACGGAAGCGTACCATGCCGAGTAAGTCGTCCGCCGGTCGCCGGAGTAGGGGCAGCGGGGCGTCCGAGCCGATACTGCCGAGCGAGGCAGCGCCGGAGAGCTGGAGCAACGCCAGCAGGGCGCCTAGAAAGGCTGACGGGAGCGGAAACGGTGCCAGTGGCAGCGGCGCGCCAACGGCGCACTCGAAGTCCCGGGCGAGCGCCTTCCTGTCGGCGCTTATGCGGTGGCGGCCGCGCGTGAACGTGATGGCCGTGCCGTGGGAGCAGGTGGTGTACCACCTGATGTGA